A stretch of Argiope bruennichi chromosome 10, qqArgBrue1.1, whole genome shotgun sequence DNA encodes these proteins:
- the LOC129988663 gene encoding uncharacterized protein LOC129988663 — MTSPRSGYPQRGIPGMFSPPMNSPMFSHAQSSPRFSPVNSSQGRYSPSYSSQHTPVNSSQGRYSPTNSSQYMYSSANSSQDGHSSRNQFKGGYSSRNSSQNASFGGYASTRSASPLHQQALRQSFNKSKDSSGVSSRSSLDSTDYSRRYKPYNQNKRNYQNRNSWNSNKSYNIEDYILPSMLEDPWAGLKADRNKESEE; from the exons ATGACTTCACCTAGAAGTGGATATCCTCAAAGAGGAATTCCGGGAATGTTTTCACCTCCAATGAACTCGCCAATGTTTTCACATGCACAATCCTCGCCAAGATTCTCACCAGTTAACTCTTCACAAGGGAGATATTCACCATCATATTCATCACAACATACTCCTGTGAATTCATCACAAGGAAGGTATTCGCCCACTAATTCATCGCAATATATGTATTCCTCGGCAAATTCATCACAAGATGGACATTCATCTAGAAATCAGTTCAAGGGAGGATACTCATCCAGAAATTCATCTCAAAATGCATCTTTTGGAGGATATGCAAGTACAAGAAGTGCCTCACCGCTTCATCAGCAAGCGCTTCGACAATCTTTTAACAAATCAAAGGATAGTTCTGGTGTTAGCAGTCGTTCGTCTTTAGATTCAACTGATTATAGCCGCCGTTATAAAccttataatcaaaataaaaggaattaccaa AACAGGAATTCCTGGAACTCTAACAAGAGTTACAACATAGAAGATTATATTCTTCCTTCTATGCTAGAAGATCCGTGGGCAGGTTTGAAGGCAGACAGAAACAAGGAATCAGAGGAATAA